A stretch of Flavobacterium sp. N2270 DNA encodes these proteins:
- the tsf gene encoding translation elongation factor Ts, with protein MANITAADVNKLRTATGAGMMDCKKALVEANGDFDLAIENLRKKGQKVAANRSDRESTEGAAVAVLNTDNTAGVAITLNCETDFVGKNDSFVKLATEIANQALKFSTKEELLASDFNGITVSEKLIEQTGVIGEKIEVGAFERLEGAFVGAYVHAGKIATLVSLSANVEGADEAAKNVAMQAAAMNPIALNEDGVDAAIIEKEIEIAKEQLRAEGKPEAMLDNISKGKIQRFYKDNTLVNQDYIKDGSMNVAGYVKSVDSGLTVTGFKRVALG; from the coding sequence ATGGCAAATATTACTGCTGCAGACGTAAATAAATTAAGAACAGCTACAGGTGCTGGTATGATGGATTGCAAAAAAGCATTAGTTGAAGCTAATGGTGATTTTGATTTAGCTATCGAAAACCTTCGTAAAAAAGGTCAAAAAGTTGCCGCAAATCGTTCAGATAGAGAATCTACTGAAGGTGCTGCAGTCGCTGTTTTAAACACAGATAACACTGCAGGTGTTGCAATTACATTAAATTGCGAAACTGACTTCGTAGGAAAAAATGATTCATTTGTAAAATTAGCAACAGAAATAGCTAATCAAGCGTTAAAATTTTCAACTAAAGAAGAATTATTAGCTTCAGATTTTAATGGAATTACTGTTTCAGAAAAGTTAATTGAGCAAACAGGTGTTATTGGTGAGAAAATTGAAGTTGGTGCTTTTGAGCGTTTAGAAGGTGCTTTCGTTGGAGCATATGTACACGCTGGAAAAATAGCTACTTTAGTTTCTTTATCTGCAAATGTTGAAGGAGCTGATGAAGCTGCTAAAAACGTTGCAATGCAAGCTGCTGCAATGAACCCAATCGCATTAAACGAAGATGGTGTTGATGCTGCAATCATTGAAAAAGAAATCGAAATTGCAAAAGAGCAATTAAGAGCTGAAGGTAAACCAGAAGCAATGTTAGACAACATTTCTAAAGGAAAAATTCAACGTTTTTACAAAGACAACACTTTGGTAAACCAAGATTATATTAAAGATGGCTCAATGAATGTTGCTGGTTATGTAAAATCTGTAGATTCAGGTTTAACAGTTACAGGATTTAAAAGAGTTG
- the rpsB gene encoding 30S ribosomal protein S2, which produces MANNIEVKDLLEAGVHFGHMTRKWDPNMAPYIYMERNGIHIINLYKTAAKIEEANEALKKIAASGRKVLFVATKKQAKDIVAEKAAACNMPYITERWPGGMLTNFVTIRKAVKKMASIDRMKKDGTFLTLSKKERLQVDRLRAKLEKNLGSIADMSRLPAALFVVDVKAEHIAIKEAQKLNIPVFAMVDTNSDPRPIDFVIPSNDDASKSIDKILSHVSNAIIEGLSDRKAEKDEEVAPKEAAPKKETAETKE; this is translated from the coding sequence ATGGCAAACAACATAGAAGTTAAAGACTTATTAGAGGCTGGTGTACATTTCGGACACATGACTCGTAAATGGGATCCAAACATGGCTCCTTACATTTATATGGAGCGTAATGGGATCCATATCATAAACTTATACAAAACTGCTGCTAAAATTGAAGAAGCTAATGAAGCTTTGAAAAAAATTGCTGCATCTGGTAGAAAAGTACTTTTCGTAGCTACCAAAAAACAAGCTAAAGATATCGTAGCTGAGAAAGCTGCTGCTTGTAACATGCCTTACATCACTGAAAGATGGCCTGGTGGAATGTTAACTAACTTCGTTACTATTAGAAAAGCTGTTAAAAAAATGGCTTCTATTGATAGAATGAAAAAAGATGGTACATTCTTAACTTTATCTAAAAAAGAACGTTTACAAGTAGATCGTTTACGTGCTAAATTAGAAAAAAACTTAGGTTCTATCGCAGATATGTCAAGATTACCTGCTGCATTATTTGTAGTAGACGTTAAAGCAGAACACATCGCAATTAAAGAAGCTCAAAAGTTAAACATTCCAGTTTTTGCAATGGTTGATACAAACTCGGATCCACGTCCAATTGACTTTGTAATTCCATCAAATGATGATGCTTCTAAATCAATCGATAAAATTCTTTCTCATGTAAGCAACGCTATCATTGAAGGTCTTTCTGACAGAAAAGCGGAAAAAGATGAAGAAGTTGCTCCTAAAGAAGCTGCTCCTAAAAAAGAAACTGCTGAAACAAAAGAATAA
- the rpsI gene encoding 30S ribosomal protein S9: MGTIHKIGRRKTAVARVYVSEGTGKITVNKKEFTTYFPTATLQYKVMQPLAMTENAENFDVKVNVYGGGSTGQAEAVRMALARVMCEVDAENRSVLKPEGLLTRDPRMVERKKFGQKKARKKFQFSKR; this comes from the coding sequence ATGGGAACTATTCACAAAATCGGTAGAAGAAAAACCGCAGTTGCTCGTGTTTATGTTTCAGAAGGAACAGGAAAAATCACAGTAAACAAAAAAGAATTTACAACTTATTTCCCAACAGCTACTTTACAATATAAAGTTATGCAGCCGTTAGCAATGACAGAAAATGCAGAAAACTTTGACGTTAAAGTAAATGTTTACGGAGGTGGTTCAACAGGACAAGCAGAAGCTGTAAGAATGGCATTAGCACGCGTTATGTGTGAAGTAGATGCTGAAAACAGATCTGTATTAAAACCAGAAGGATTACTTACAAGAGATCCTAGAATGGTAGAACGTAAAAAATTCGGTCAGAAAAAAGCAAGAAAAAAATTCCAATTCTCGAAACGTTAA
- the rplM gene encoding 50S ribosomal protein L13, which yields MDALSYKTVSVNKGTVQKEWLVVDAEGHNLGRLASKVAMLLRGKYKPSFTPHVDCGDNIIVINAEKINLTGNKLEEKTYIRHTGYPGGQRSLTAKVMQDKNPALLVEKAVKGMLPKNKIGAELFRNLNVFVGAEHTHGAQKPRTVNLNDLK from the coding sequence ATGGACGCATTAAGCTACAAGACTGTGTCAGTAAACAAAGGGACCGTTCAAAAAGAATGGCTTGTTGTAGATGCTGAAGGTCACAACTTAGGTCGTCTTGCTTCAAAAGTTGCAATGCTTTTAAGAGGTAAGTACAAACCAAGTTTTACACCACACGTGGACTGTGGAGATAACATTATCGTTATCAACGCAGAAAAAATTAACCTTACAGGTAACAAATTAGAGGAGAAAACTTACATTCGCCACACTGGTTATCCTGGAGGACAAAGAAGTTTAACTGCTAAAGTTATGCAAGACAAAAACCCTGCATTATTAGTAGAGAAAGCTGTAAAAGGAATGTTACCTAAAAACAAAATAGGTGCTGAATTATTCCGCAATTTAAATGTATTTGTAGGTGCTGAGCATACACACGGAGCTCAAAAACCTAGAACTGTTAATCTAAACGATCTTAAGTAA
- a CDS encoding serine hydrolase domain-containing protein has protein sequence MKKILLLFVLAFSTSLVAQNRYHKIDSLLNYLNKNEKFMGSISIREGDKVVFSKGYGFADADQKVKADNTTKYKVGSITKIFTAVMTMQLIEEKKLRLETKLTKFFPKLENADKISIEDLLHHRSGIKDYINQDSLTQEELDSPDLKQTIINKIVNYKSIAEPNTKFEYSNSNYYLLGSIIETITKKSYAENIENRIVKKIGLQNTYYPTEQVNISKKESFSYLFDGAKWQKYEEWKNDIAYAAGAVISTPNDLTAFLYELFEGKLVKKSSLESMKELKDSYGKALMQMPFGERKFYGHTGGIESFRSVVGYYPSEKVGISLIVNGDNFNRNDIMIGILSMYYKMPFPFPSFEKINPEKIKAISGVYSSKDIPLKITIFEKDGELLAQATGQSSFPLTQKNENTFVFQAARIEIEFGENSFILHQGGQKFNFIKE, from the coding sequence ATGAAAAAAATACTTTTATTATTTGTTTTAGCATTTTCAACAAGTTTAGTTGCGCAAAATCGTTACCATAAAATTGATAGTTTATTGAATTATCTAAATAAAAATGAAAAATTCATGGGCTCTATTTCAATTCGTGAAGGCGATAAAGTCGTTTTTTCAAAAGGATATGGATTTGCAGATGCTGATCAAAAAGTTAAAGCAGACAATACTACTAAATATAAAGTAGGTTCAATTACAAAAATTTTTACGGCTGTAATGACAATGCAATTGATTGAGGAAAAAAAGTTAAGATTAGAAACCAAACTAACAAAATTTTTTCCAAAACTTGAAAATGCAGATAAAATTTCAATCGAAGATTTATTACATCATAGATCAGGAATAAAAGATTACATCAATCAAGATTCACTTACCCAAGAAGAATTAGATTCACCTGATTTAAAGCAAACTATTATAAATAAAATTGTAAACTATAAATCAATTGCAGAACCAAATACTAAGTTTGAATACAGTAACTCCAATTATTATTTATTAGGTAGCATTATTGAAACAATTACAAAAAAATCTTATGCCGAGAATATAGAAAACCGTATCGTTAAAAAAATTGGTTTACAAAACACTTATTATCCTACCGAACAAGTCAATATCTCAAAAAAAGAGAGTTTTTCTTATTTATTTGATGGCGCAAAATGGCAAAAGTATGAAGAATGGAAAAATGATATTGCCTATGCAGCTGGAGCCGTGATTTCAACTCCAAATGACTTAACTGCTTTTTTATATGAACTATTTGAAGGTAAACTAGTCAAAAAAAGTTCATTAGAAAGTATGAAAGAACTAAAAGACAGCTATGGTAAAGCATTAATGCAAATGCCTTTTGGCGAAAGAAAATTTTATGGTCACACTGGCGGAATTGAAAGTTTTCGTTCTGTAGTTGGTTATTATCCATCGGAAAAAGTTGGAATTTCATTAATTGTAAATGGAGATAACTTTAACCGAAATGACATTATGATAGGTATATTAAGTATGTATTATAAAATGCCATTTCCATTTCCAAGTTTTGAAAAAATAAATCCAGAAAAAATTAAAGCAATTTCTGGAGTTTATTCATCTAAAGATATCCCTTTAAAAATTACAATTTTTGAAAAAGACGGAGAGTTATTAGCTCAAGCTACAGGTCAAAGTTCTTTTCCATTGACTCAAAAAAATGAAAACACATTTGTCTTTCAAGCGGCTAGAATTGAAATAGAGTTTGGTGAAAATTCATTTATACTACACCAAGGAGGGCAAAAATTTAATTTTATAAAAGAATAA